The region GGCAAAATCCCAATTCAGAGTATTCGGGTGTCTTGTCAATCGTTACTAAGTGCCTGAAAAACAAGCAACCATTTACGCTTTATGGTGATGGGCGGCAAACCCATGACTTTGTTTACGTTGAAGACGTGGTTGATGCGCTGATTAAGATCGCCACCGAAACTAACGAACCAACTGTTTATAACATCGCCAACGGGAATGAACAGGCATTAATTGACGTCATTCATACATATGAAGACATTGCCGGAATGAAGCTCGATATTGTCCAAAGGGAAGCACGAAAGGGTGACATCCAAAAGTCCAAGGCCGACGTCTCTAAGCTCAAGAGTATTGGCTTTGAACCAAAATGGTCATTGCACGATGGTTTAATGAATTATTGGAAGTACTATTCTAAGCATTAGTTGGGGAGGATTACCTTGCGAGTTTCGGTAGACAAGAGTAGTTATATCAGCCAAGATTATTCGTTTGTCGATGAGATTGGTGAACCAATTCCCAAAGCGCAGCTGACCGGGAAACGGATCTGCGATATCATTTCTGGAACAATCTTTGGGGTCATTAGTTTGCCGATTATTTTCGTTTTTGCCATTTTAATCAAATTAACTTCTAAAGGGCCGGTCTTTTTTAAACAACAACGAGTTGGCTACATGGGGCAACCGATTACGATTGTAAAGTTGCGGTCAATGCGCAATGATGCGGAAAAGAAGACTGACGCGGTTTGGGCAAAGAAAAACGACCCCCGTGTGACTGCGGTGGGTCGCTTTATTCGAAAAACCCGAATTGATGAATTGCCGCAATTTTGGAGCATCATTAAGGGTGATATGAGTCTGGTTGGGCCACGCCCTGAGCGTTTTACTTTAACACAGAAGTTTTCGGAAAAGTGGTCAGAATTTCCACAAAGATTACGAATAATCCCTGGATTAACGGGCTATGCCCAAATTCATGGGGGCTATGATCTTAAACCTTACATCATTTCCTTTGACAACTACAGCACTGCATTACTGGAGGTGGCATGATGGCCACTTCGTATTCAGTTCTTATGTCAGTGTATTACAAGGAATCCCCGGAATTCCTTCGCACAAGTATGGAAAGTATTCGGATCCAGACTGCTCCAACAAACGATTTTGTGGTTGTGTGTGATGGTCCATTAACTTCCGAACTTGATGCGGTGCTACGGGAAGAACAAGAAAAGTTTGAATCTGCGTTGCATATTCACAGATTGGAGAAAAACGGCGGCCTAGGTAATGCTCTAAACGAAGGCTTGAAGATTTGTCGAAATGAGCTGGTCGCCAGAATGGATAGCGACGATATTAGCAGACCAGATCGTTGTGAGAAGCAACTGCGTGTATTTGAACAGAATCCAGCGATCGACTTCACCAGTGGAACGATCAGCGAATTTGAAACAGATCCGAAGGTGCCTTTTGGTGAGCGTCATTTACCGACCACAAATGAGGAAATCATTAAATTCTCCAAGAAGAGGAACCCGATGAACCATATGGCGGTGATGTTCAAGAAGAATGCAGTGGAATCGGCCGGAGGATATAGAGAAACATTTCATTTGTTTGAGGACTACTACCTGTGGGTTCGAATGCTGAGAAAAGAATATAAAGCACAAAACATCCCTGATGTGCTTGTTGATGTCCGGACACCAGCTGATATGTATCTTCGGCGTGGTAGCAGAGATTACGCAAAGACAATGATGAAGTTCCATAAATGGCTAAGAAGTATAGGGTGGACATCAGAAATAGATTTTCTGACAGGAGCAGTTCCGCATGCAGCGGTATGTGTCATGCCAAACGGAATAAGGAAAATGATTTACAAGGGGCTTAGAAAAGAATGATCAAGATCGCATTTGTAACCAACTACATAACGAATAATGGTCCAAGCAATGTGATCTTGGATATCATACGGAATCTGGATAAAGAGCAGTACAGCGTTTCTTTGATCACACTTTTCAAAGGTAATGACGAACGCATCGTTGCTGATCTTAGAAACAATGGTGTCCAGATATTCACTTGTAAAACTCTTAGTCGGACAAAGTGCCTACTAGGACAGGGCAGGGAATTCCAAGAGCTTGTAAAAAGAGAAGGGTTTGACATCATTCATTCCCATGGAATCATTCCAGACATTCTTTCTTCAAGGGTTAAAACATCTGTGAGGAAGGTTACCACCCTTCACAACAATATGTTTGAGGACTATGTGCAGACGTATGGAAAAGTGAAGGCGAAGATCTTTATAAAGATGCACATTGATGCTCTTAAGAAAATGGACTGCCGCGTAGGATGCTCTAAGTCGGTCTATCAGGTGATGCGGAAGTATCTGAAAAATGTAATATTTATCCGCAACGGTATCAAACCAAAGATTGCAAAGCACACTGTTACGAGGAAAGAACTAGATATTCCAGAAGATGCGGTTGTGTTCGTTTTTTCGGGTGGGTTGTCTTTCAGGAAAAATGTACAATTTTTGACACAAAATTTTGTACAATATCACAATAAGGATGAATACTTATTACTGCTTGGAGATGGACCAGAAAGAGAAGCCTGTGAGCAAATGGTGGATGACCACGTAAAGCTGTTGGGTTTTCAGGACGATCCAGCGGCTTATTACAACATAAGCAATATTTATGCATCAGCTTCAAGATCAGAAGGATTTTCCATTTCTGTGCTGGAAGCACTGTCGTGTGGCTTAGGTCTGTTCCTATCAGATATTCCATCACATCGAGAAGTGGTCGGAATGGGGG is a window of Lactiplantibacillus brownii DNA encoding:
- a CDS encoding sugar transferase, whose protein sequence is MRVSVDKSSYISQDYSFVDEIGEPIPKAQLTGKRICDIISGTIFGVISLPIIFVFAILIKLTSKGPVFFKQQRVGYMGQPITIVKLRSMRNDAEKKTDAVWAKKNDPRVTAVGRFIRKTRIDELPQFWSIIKGDMSLVGPRPERFTLTQKFSEKWSEFPQRLRIIPGLTGYAQIHGGYDLKPYIISFDNYSTALLEVA
- a CDS encoding glycosyltransferase, with amino-acid sequence MATSYSVLMSVYYKESPEFLRTSMESIRIQTAPTNDFVVVCDGPLTSELDAVLREEQEKFESALHIHRLEKNGGLGNALNEGLKICRNELVARMDSDDISRPDRCEKQLRVFEQNPAIDFTSGTISEFETDPKVPFGERHLPTTNEEIIKFSKKRNPMNHMAVMFKKNAVESAGGYRETFHLFEDYYLWVRMLRKEYKAQNIPDVLVDVRTPADMYLRRGSRDYAKTMMKFHKWLRSIGWTSEIDFLTGAVPHAAVCVMPNGIRKMIYKGLRKE
- a CDS encoding glycosyltransferase produces the protein MIKIAFVTNYITNNGPSNVILDIIRNLDKEQYSVSLITLFKGNDERIVADLRNNGVQIFTCKTLSRTKCLLGQGREFQELVKREGFDIIHSHGIIPDILSSRVKTSVRKVTTLHNNMFEDYVQTYGKVKAKIFIKMHIDALKKMDCRVGCSKSVYQVMRKYLKNVIFIRNGIKPKIAKHTVTRKELDIPEDAVVFVFSGGLSFRKNVQFLTQNFVQYHNKDEYLLLLGDGPEREACEQMVDDHVKLLGFQDDPAAYYNISNIYASASRSEGFSISVLEALSCGLGLFLSDIPSHREVVGMGEDLYLGENFSIQNDDRSFNTAMGELRKNFNRVDKEAIKDFQLKKLSDKAMTVKYDKEYNKFLKAGD